The following DNA comes from Holophagaceae bacterium.
GGGCCGCGTTCCTGGGCGCCCATCCGGCCATGCGGCTCTGGCTCTTCAGCACCAAGGCCACGCGCCGGCACACGGACGTGGCGTTCCAGGAAGGCGATGGCCTGGTCTTCGGCCGCGAGACCGTCGGCCTTCCCGAAGAGCTGATCCAAGCCCACCCCGATGCCCTGATCCGAATCCCCATGACCGGGGATTTCCACCGTAGCTTGAACCTGGCCCAGGCGGCCGCGGTGGGGCTTTACGAGGCCTTGAGGCAAACGCAGGGCTGGTAGCTTCGGACGTTCAACCAGCCAG
Coding sequences within:
- a CDS encoding tRNA (cytidine(34)-2'-O)-methyltransferase, which gives rise to MFNIILHQPEIPQNTGSIGRLCVSNNAKLHLIHPLGFETSDYYLRRAGLDYWEHLNPTHYDDWAAFLGAHPAMRLWLFSTKATRRHTDVAFQEGDGLVFGRETVGLPEELIQAHPDALIRIPMTGDFHRSLNLAQAAAVGLYEALRQTQGW